The Papaver somniferum cultivar HN1 chromosome 6, ASM357369v1, whole genome shotgun sequence genome segment gtcttcttcttccgagaaatcttctCCGAAGAAAACTGGCAATAACAAGAAAAACATTGCTGCGATGGGTACAACAGGTGTTAATTTTGTGGATGCTTTGAATTCTCCAACGGATTCTGttaatcaaacatattttcaAACTACTCAAGGAGAACTAATATCGTCATCTCCTGATCCGTTCTTTTTCTCCGCAACAATGCCGGTGCAACAGTCCGGTATTGGTAGTACAGGTTTTACTCAAGGGTTTTGTTTTTCGGAGTTGCCGAATGTTATCCAATATCCTAGTCAGAATCATCATCAGGGAATTGGGCAATGTTCCAGTCTTTTACTTGGTGAACTGTTGCATCATGGATCAACTCTAAAGAAAGACGAAGCAGTTGACAAATTGAAGGACTGGCAAAAGTTGAGCTACACTACTACTAGTATTACTTCAACAAGTACTATTCCTTCGACCGTTATTGACACCATACCGTCTTCTACAATTACATCAACAACAACTGGTTCTACTTTGATCCATGATATACAAGGTATTTGCTTTATGTTTTTCTTCTACTTTTTCAAATACTTGCTTGTCATCACAGATCAGTAGTAATTATAATATATCACTCGACCTTCGGATGTTATGGAATTATAGATCATCTGCATATAACAACACGTACTAAGAATGCTTGGCAACGTACCATTATATTCCTATATACGGAGCTTTCATGCTTTCACTTCTTGATGTATGCACCATAATTTTGGATCAATTAGAATGTGATTAATGACATTGAAAACACTTATATGTGATTATGCTTTTGAGTTTTGATAAGGTTTGTTATATGGATATACATACACTTCTTTGGTTAAGATTAATTTAAGGAAACGTTACAATTGAaaagcaacaatatatatttATTATTCCATATAGTCGACACTGTACGTGTGTTGCTACGAATACTTGCATGGCTGCAATTCTTGACTAGATACTTTCATAAAAGTTTCAATTCTTACGTGTGAATTTTGTCTAGGAGGAGGAGGAATTGGCGAATCAGGTGATATAGGTCCGTGTATTGTGGCTAAATCGACGGTATTCATAAATGACATTGAGTTCGAGGTATCAATGGGCCCACTTAATGTTAGACAAGCATTTGGTTACGACGCTGTTCTAATCCATTCCTCGGGTCAGCCTGTGTTCACTAATGAATGGGGTTTCACCCTTCAATCTCTTCAACCCGGCGCTTCCTATTATCTGGTGCGCATTTTTTCATGAATACCAGCTCATATGAAAACCGAACACGATAAACATAAGGTTTTTATTTCTGTGACCTAGCTAGTTTCATTGTTACTTGCTAAACTAGAAATATTTAGCGTTTGCATTCACTTtttttaaacaaaaaggtgaaacGTGTTTTTCAcggtctcttttttttatataatttttttaacaATATTCACTTTTCATCCTTTGATTCACTAGTTATTACCTGATATTCAAAATGGAGAAGAGAATCTGTAATGGACTATGAAATGCGAAGTATAGTGTTTTCTCATTTTGGAAGGAATCATGGTTAATTTGTTCTTGATTTGGTAGCTTTTATCGGTCTTAGATGATCCGGCATAAATGCATTACAAGTCAGTATGCATGCaaagttaaaataaaaatagttatTCTGTGGTTATTTTCTTTTCACTTTGCtaatgtgttttttctttttttgaagcatactttGCTAATGCGTGTGTTGTACTAATTGGATTTAATTTTGGAATAATTACAGATGTAAGAAACTTTGACCGCCCGAGGTGTGACGGAGAGATTTTAACTAGGAAGGGTGGGTGTATCGATCGACCTGTAACATTTGCACGCATGTTTTGGTTGATGTGATGATGTTGTAGTTTTATCTTTTGCATTTTATGTCGTGTTTTTTTTACTATAATCAGTTCTTGTTTAAGTAAGGTTCTCAAGGAAGTGTCTGTTTTAGGATATCTGGAAGCATTTATTAGCAATATTGCATCTGCAATGAACTAATGTTTGGTGGATCTTACATCTACCTTTCTATTTAAGCCCTACTATAATGGAAGAAGTGCGAAATTTATTACTTGTTTTATTTCTTCTTAATTGTTATATTGAATTTGATATTAAATGGTGTTATTATATGTGTGCACCATTACGTGATTGCTTAGAGTGGCAAGTGTGCTACTGAAATGCAGATGTTTACACTCCTCCTAATTACAGCATGCTTAAACACTATTAATAAGATAAAGGGGAACGAAACACTAAATATTAAGAAGTATCAATATACAAGAATATTTGGATGCGAACTTAAGTTGATCAATAATTCTGGTCTCTACTTACAGTATAGCTAACGTAATCACCATAAACTTATAAGCAGTATACATTTTAAGCTCTTTGTCAGAATGAACAACCATACGAAACTAAATTAATAAGTCACCTAATGGAATTTCTTCGACTGAAAATAATTAGTCAAATAGGTAAGTGATCAAATGTCCTTCTAACATAACAGTAATGTAACCGATCTGAATTCAAGACTCGTCATCATCACGTTATTACTTACCGATCATAAAAACAAGTGAGGGGCCTCCACGAACTTGTAGTTATATGGTTT includes the following:
- the LOC113285648 gene encoding WUSCHEL-related homeobox 11-like isoform X2; this translates as MASSNRHWPSMFKSKPCDSHPQWQHEINPSSLMSSCQRPSYTPSAPAGNEERTLEPKPRWNPKPEQIRILEAIFNAGMVNPPRDEIRKIRAQLQEYGQVGDANVFYWFQNRKSRSKHKQRHSTKSSSSINNIYHQPSPKTLTAPSSSSSSSSEKSSPKKTGNNKKNIAAMGTTGVNFVDALNSPTDSVNQTYFQTTQGELISSSPDPFFFSATMPVQQSGIGSTGFTQGFCFSELPNVIQYPSQNHHQGIGQCSSLLLGELLHHGSTLKKDEAVDKLKDWQKLSYTTTSITSTSTIPSTVIDTIPSSTITSTTTGSTLIHDIQGGGGIGESGDIGPCIVAKSTVFINDIEFEVSMGPLNVRQAFGYDAVLIHSSGQPVFTNEWGFTLQSLQPGASYYLM
- the LOC113285648 gene encoding WUSCHEL-related homeobox 11-like isoform X1, with the translated sequence MASSNRHWPSMFKSKPCDSHPQWQHEINPSSLMSSCQRPSYTPSAPAGNEERTLEPKPRWNPKPEQIRILEAIFNAGMVNPPRDEIRKIRAQLQEYGQVGDANVFYWFQNRKSRSKHKQRHSTKSSSSINNIYHQPSPKTLTAPSSSSSSSSEKSSPKKTGNNKKNIAAMGTTGVNFVDALNSPTDSVNQTYFQTTQGELISSSPDPFFFSATMPVQQSGIGSTGFTQGFCFSELPNVIQYPSQNHHQGIGQCSSLLLGELLHHGSTLKKDEAVDKLKDWQKLSYTTTSITSTSTIPSTVIDTIPSSTITSTTTGSTLIHDIQGGGGIGESGDIGPCIVAKSTVFINDIEFEVSMGPLNVRQAFGYDAVLIHSSGQPVFTNEWGFTLQSLQPGASYYLVRIFS